Proteins from one Setaria italica strain Yugu1 chromosome V, Setaria_italica_v2.0, whole genome shotgun sequence genomic window:
- the LOC101780821 gene encoding U11/U12 small nuclear ribonucleoprotein 59 kDa protein, with protein MFRPPNAFGAPPRPLQPPPWQWQQPPQPSPAVSFWQRDNVRDHVKKLQETIEVSSALISELEEIAATRNPGDATAQESDSSSTKLPSGSADSSGDKPLRFVELARSMGVSQDTHESMATDAANYLCHQLQHLLAPISSAINQSGPWEERSAMVRLAQKLQKAKRNKRWRKRKRKHVAELFQKECADYDRIDQEADEWRAKQIAKDIAKRKVESMKQIARKKANEERKRLESELELALMVEKLQELRSIRVQKMKKQGHFLPEEDDKYLERVKAAVEEEERQAATAARTDAVKDAILTAEESRKAPQNENHHEDGSEQFRSGPTEDKNQGDVGISEKNDQASQKTEHVGHKVEGKGHVHHDPVSNLPFEFYHYYHGSSYDMGTLIEVRRMWDSFIRPGGSRIPGHWVQPPPPSDEVWASYLVHPK; from the exons ATGTTCCGGCCGCCGAATGCTTTCGGggcgcctcctcgtcctctgCAGCCTCCCCCATGGCAGTGGCAGCAGCCGCCCCAGCCTTCGCCCGCCGTTTCCTTTTGGCAGCGCGACAATGTGCGGGACCATGTCAAGAAGCTGCAGGAGACCATCGAGGTTTCGAGTGCACT GATAAGTGAACTCGAGGAAATCGCAGCGACTAGAAATCCCGGTGATGCTACTGCACAGGAATCTGACTCGTCTTCGACGAAATTGCCATCAGGGTCTGCCGATTCTTCGGGAGACAAGCCCCTCCGTTTCGTTGAGCTTGCTAGATCTATGGGGGTTAGTCAGGACACTCATGAGTCAATGGCGACAGATGCAGCTAATTACCTTTGCCATCAACTCCAGCACCTTCTCGCACCTATTTCTTCTGCGATTAACCAAAGTGGCCCTTGGGAGGAAAGGTCGGCGATGGTTAGGTTGGCTCAGAAGCTGCAGAAAGCCAAGAGAAATAagcggtggaggaagaggaaaagaaaacatGTTGCGGAGCTTTTCCAGAAG GAGTGTGCAGATTATGACAGAATTGACCAGGAAGCTGATGAATGGAGGGCTAAGCAAATAGCCAAGGACATTGCTAAGCGGAAG GTGGAAAGCATGAAGCAGATTGCTAGAAAGAAAGCAAATGAGGAAAGAAAACGCCTAGAATCTGAG CTCGAGCTTGCCCTAATGGTCGAGAAACTTCAGGAACTTCGTTCTATAAGAGTTCAAAAAATGAAGAAGCAAG GTCATTTTCTTCCAGAAGAGGATGATAAATACCTTGAGCGTGTTAAGGCTGCAGTTGAGGAAGAGGAGCGCCAAGCTGCAACTGCTGCTCGGACTGATGCTGTTAAGGATGCTATTCTGACTGCTGAAGAGTCAAGGAAGGCTCCACAGAATGAAAATCATCACGAAGATGGTTCTGAGCAATTTAGAAGTGGACCAACAGAAGACAAGAACCAGGGTGATGTAGGGATAAGTGAGAAAAATGACCAGGCCAGTCAGAAAACAGAACATGTAGGTCATAAAGTTGAGGGAAAAGGGCATGTACATCATGACCCTGTAAGCAATCTTCCTTTTGAGTTCTACCATTATTATCATGGAAGTAGCTATGATATGGGGACACTCATTGAG GTCCGCAGAATGTGGGATTCTTTCATCAGACCTGGAGGAAG